One segment of Panicum virgatum strain AP13 chromosome 1K, P.virgatum_v5, whole genome shotgun sequence DNA contains the following:
- the LOC120653624 gene encoding ankyrin repeat and SOCS box protein 5-like, with protein MVELLLAKGAYVDPVAIGGTPLHVAAAGGQDGTMKILLEHNADCNKTDMIIGVTPLFAAINVGSDKCAKLLVEAGADVNEECMFSAFFKSINGLDVSSECLNCLLEARAAGASNKTPNDVRFSSLSLVNTAALQVLQLWCIII; from the exons ATGGTAGAATTGTTACTTGCAAAAGGAGCTTATGTTGACCCGGTAGCTATTGGTGGCACACCACTacatgttgctgctgctggagggcAGGATGGTACCATGAAGATTTTATTGGAGCATAATGCAGAT TGCAACAAGACTGACATGATAATTGGTGTAACACCCCTCTTTGCTGCTATAAATGTTGGATCAGATAAATGTGCGAAGCTCCTGGTTGAG GCTGGTGCCGATGTCAATGAAGAATGTATGTTCAGTGCATTTTTCAAGTCTATAAATGGACTTGATGTTTCATCAGAGTGCTTGAATTGCTTACTGGAGGCTAGAGCTGCCGGCGCCAGTAATAAAACTCCCAATGATGTAAGATTCTCCTCTTTGTCACTAGTAAACACTGCAGCTCTTCAAGTCTTACAACTTTGGTGCATAATTATTTGA